Proteins from a genomic interval of Bdellovibrionales bacterium:
- a CDS encoding DUF1343 domain-containing protein, which yields MLELGIDRLLEEASFIWHLKGRRLGLVAHPASVTANLSHSLEAMLHLGEFNITCGFGPQHGMRGEKQDNMIESDTYVDTRTNIPIFSLYGELRRPSKEMLDYLDVIVVDLQDVGCRIYTFLTTLFYLLEEAAAHKKQIWVLDRPNPAGRPIEGLKLKKGWESFVGLAPMPMRHGLTLGEAAKWFVSHSRLDVDLKVVEMRNYRISQMPGFGWPANISWVNPSPNMPRLTTARSYAGTVLVEGTQLSEGRGTTIPLEVIGAPDIDAEKILDEMKKSHSPWLRGCALRPCFFEPTFHKHKGKLCSGIQIHPDSVFYDHLSFQPLRVVSLFLKSLRRLYPDYDLWRQPPYEYESIKMPIDILAGSQLLREWVDDREANPEDLEKSLSKDESEWLEESKPFHFYE from the coding sequence ATGTTGGAACTCGGAATTGACCGGTTACTTGAAGAAGCTAGTTTCATTTGGCATTTAAAGGGACGTCGACTTGGGTTGGTGGCTCACCCAGCAAGCGTGACGGCCAACCTTTCTCACAGCCTAGAGGCTATGCTTCACCTTGGAGAATTCAACATTACCTGCGGGTTTGGTCCTCAGCATGGCATGAGGGGCGAAAAACAAGACAACATGATCGAAAGTGACACTTACGTCGATACCAGGACGAATATTCCGATTTTTAGCCTTTACGGAGAATTGAGGCGTCCTTCGAAAGAGATGTTGGATTATCTCGATGTGATCGTTGTGGATCTTCAGGATGTGGGCTGCAGGATTTATACTTTTCTGACGACTCTATTTTATTTGCTCGAAGAAGCCGCAGCTCACAAAAAGCAAATATGGGTTCTGGATCGCCCCAACCCAGCAGGACGCCCTATCGAGGGCTTAAAGTTAAAGAAGGGTTGGGAGAGTTTTGTGGGTCTTGCTCCCATGCCGATGCGGCACGGTTTAACATTGGGAGAGGCGGCAAAATGGTTTGTCAGCCACTCGCGCTTAGATGTGGATTTGAAGGTCGTTGAAATGAGAAACTATCGTATTTCTCAGATGCCGGGATTTGGATGGCCAGCGAATATTTCTTGGGTGAATCCGTCCCCTAATATGCCGAGACTAACGACAGCGAGATCTTATGCGGGTACAGTGTTGGTGGAGGGGACACAGCTTTCTGAGGGGAGGGGGACGACAATCCCTCTGGAAGTGATTGGAGCTCCAGATATTGACGCTGAGAAAATTTTGGACGAAATGAAAAAAAGCCACTCTCCTTGGTTGAGAGGTTGTGCCTTACGGCCCTGTTTTTTTGAGCCAACCTTTCATAAGCACAAAGGCAAATTGTGTTCAGGAATTCAAATTCACCCAGACTCGGTTTTTTATGATCATCTCAGCTTTCAGCCCTTGCGTGTTGTCTCCCTATTTCTTAAGAGTCTTCGTCGGCTTTACCCAGATTATGACTTGTGGCGTCAGCCTCCCTATGAATATGAATCGATCAAAATGCCCATTGATATTTTGGCTGGAAGTCAGTTATTGAGAGAGTGGGTCGATGATCGAGAAGCAAATCCAGAGGATTTGGAGAAGTCTTTGTCGAAGGATGAATCAGAATGGCTTGAAGAGTCAAAGCCTTTTCATTTTTATGAGTAG
- a CDS encoding HAMP domain-containing histidine kinase: protein MKNLSDSNVLHLLTTLSEEAIFGILVFDLSNEKCIYANRLAKDLIEFPPTEDLSSLDINTIYPEKVRPEFRAISSELLKSEGLFQDIAIRKQNEMTFIANLGIKTIQFDDISCVTLMFQDITVQKKLQRDITAKQIEIKAAFEELLKQNQQLKELDLAKNRFIALTTHELRTPLSAMVASAEILKLGLYDNDEQRTEFTDIIYDQGQNLIALVNDILDFAKMQAGKTELFIEQCDLVKFVSSQTESFINMGETSNISIIFDPRGIDQCLCYYDEIRLRQVFSNIITNAIKYNREGGKVTIWLEQDSNTARLFVEDTGKGIAPEDHNKVFNEFETLGKLALHHKGTGLGMPITKRIMEALGGKIELKSELEVGTVFWITIPKEKILSPEVYRTRPISASDLAA from the coding sequence TTGAAAAATCTTTCAGACAGCAATGTTTTGCACCTACTCACTACGCTTTCTGAAGAAGCGATCTTTGGCATTCTTGTGTTTGATCTCTCAAACGAAAAGTGTATCTACGCCAATCGCCTTGCTAAAGATCTCATAGAATTCCCGCCGACCGAGGATTTAAGCTCACTTGACATCAATACCATTTACCCTGAGAAGGTTCGGCCAGAATTTCGGGCTATCTCAAGTGAGCTTCTGAAAAGCGAGGGGCTTTTTCAAGACATTGCTATTCGCAAACAAAATGAAATGACGTTTATCGCAAACCTTGGAATCAAAACAATTCAGTTTGATGATATCTCCTGTGTCACTCTGATGTTTCAAGACATCACGGTGCAGAAAAAGCTACAAAGAGATATCACCGCAAAGCAAATTGAAATCAAGGCGGCTTTTGAAGAGCTCCTAAAGCAAAATCAACAGCTCAAAGAATTGGATCTCGCTAAGAATCGATTTATAGCTCTAACCACCCACGAGCTGCGAACGCCGCTCTCTGCGATGGTCGCCTCAGCTGAAATTCTTAAACTCGGACTTTATGACAACGACGAACAGAGAACAGAATTTACGGACATCATATATGATCAAGGTCAAAATCTTATCGCATTGGTTAACGACATTCTGGATTTCGCCAAAATGCAGGCAGGAAAAACAGAATTATTCATTGAGCAGTGTGATTTGGTTAAATTCGTCTCTTCCCAAACAGAGTCTTTTATAAACATGGGAGAGACCTCAAACATCTCGATAATTTTTGACCCCCGCGGGATTGATCAGTGTCTCTGCTACTACGATGAGATACGACTTCGGCAGGTCTTCTCAAATATCATCACAAATGCCATCAAATACAACCGAGAGGGAGGTAAAGTAACAATTTGGCTAGAACAAGATAGCAACACTGCCCGACTCTTCGTCGAAGATACGGGAAAAGGAATTGCACCCGAAGACCATAACAAGGTCTTTAACGAGTTTGAAACCCTAGGGAAACTCGCACTCCATCACAAAGGCACGGGCCTTGGAATGCCCATCACCAAACGCATCATGGAGGCACTCGGCGGAAAGATCGAACTGAAGAGTGAACTGGAAGTTGGAACAGTATTTTGGATCACCATTCCAAAAGAAAAAATACTGTCTCCAGAGGTCTATCGGACCCGCCCTATCAGCGCCAGCGACCTAGCCGCCTGA
- a CDS encoding HDOD domain-containing protein: MGAAPKLSQDYLISKLDELPTLPTIVYELSQVIGDPMSSTSDVEDIMKNDQSLTTKVLRLVNSAYYAIPGGVSNLGRAIAYIGFDTVHQLVLSASIINALDVKDSNGFDLSQFWTHSVGVGIAAEAIAKNIRMPIPADLFTCGLVHDMGKVALLCISKDSLISITQKATAESLSYLEAEKLLGIPEHTNIGKLLGEKWRLPQQIQAGAQFHHQENPKMRGGISADLSKTVDVIYLANLLVHALKFGNSGHSKILNLPGEVIKRLAIDPNEGLKELIKEIKKNLEKASDFIKVIGGA, from the coding sequence ATGGGTGCAGCACCAAAACTAAGTCAAGACTATCTCATATCAAAGCTAGATGAGCTTCCCACTCTCCCCACTATTGTCTATGAATTGAGCCAAGTCATCGGCGATCCCATGTCTTCCACATCCGATGTCGAAGACATTATGAAAAATGATCAAAGTCTGACGACAAAAGTTCTAAGACTCGTTAATTCAGCCTATTATGCGATCCCTGGAGGAGTGAGCAATCTTGGTCGTGCGATTGCCTACATTGGGTTTGATACCGTTCATCAACTGGTTTTGTCAGCTTCCATTATCAATGCCCTAGACGTCAAAGACTCCAATGGGTTTGACCTAAGCCAGTTTTGGACCCATTCGGTCGGTGTTGGAATCGCTGCCGAAGCCATCGCAAAAAATATTCGAATGCCAATTCCCGCGGATCTTTTTACCTGCGGACTCGTACATGACATGGGAAAAGTGGCGCTCCTCTGTATCAGCAAAGATTCGCTGATCTCAATCACTCAGAAGGCCACAGCCGAGTCTCTTAGCTATTTGGAGGCAGAAAAGCTTCTCGGAATTCCTGAACACACAAACATCGGGAAACTCCTCGGTGAGAAATGGCGCCTTCCCCAGCAAATTCAAGCAGGAGCGCAATTCCACCACCAAGAAAATCCAAAAATGCGAGGCGGGATCTCAGCTGATTTGAGCAAAACTGTGGACGTCATCTACTTAGCCAATCTTCTCGTACATGCCTTGAAATTTGGAAATAGCGGCCACTCAAAAATTCTTAATCTGCCTGGAGAAGTCATTAAGAGACTTGCCATTGATCCCAATGAAGGACTCAAGGAACTCATCAAGGAGATAAAGAAGAACCTTGAAAAAGCCTCAGATTTTATCAAAGTGATCGGGGGGGCCTAA
- a CDS encoding response regulator — translation MSEPASENSGTREYILIAEDSPPNRKILAHLLKKLDYEVIECVDGQEAWDKHLKESKINLVAILSDIMMPNLDGIGLLKCVREQSSYKDIPFILITAVSDKDYIVQAKNLSVNGYILKPVTFQRVTSKLKELFPKKKFPQIAS, via the coding sequence ATGTCAGAGCCAGCTTCTGAAAACAGTGGCACCAGAGAATATATCCTTATCGCGGAAGACTCTCCTCCAAACCGGAAGATACTGGCTCACCTTTTAAAAAAGCTCGACTACGAAGTCATCGAGTGCGTGGACGGACAGGAGGCCTGGGACAAGCACCTGAAAGAAAGTAAAATAAATCTTGTGGCCATCTTATCAGATATTATGATGCCAAATCTGGATGGGATAGGTCTCCTCAAATGCGTTCGAGAGCAGTCTTCCTACAAAGACATTCCGTTCATACTGATCACAGCGGTATCCGACAAGGATTACATCGTGCAGGCAAAAAATCTGAGCGTAAATGGCTATATATTAAAGCCAGTGACTTTCCAGCGAGTCACCTCAAAATTGAAGGAATTGTTTCCAAAAAAGAAATTTCCGCAGATTGCTAGCTAA
- the purE gene encoding 5-(carboxyamino)imidazole ribonucleotide mutase, whose protein sequence is MKKAKKVSVAIVMGSDSDLTNMQGAADALLEFGVSFETRIVSAHRTPKYMQSYASKAQQRGFQIIIAGAGGAAHLPGMVASLTSLPVIGVPIQVGKLKGIDALLSIAQMPKGVPVATMAVDNSYNAGLLAVRILALHSHKLRNKLKEFEQNQRRKVQKANDRLSKGQAKNHART, encoded by the coding sequence ATGAAAAAAGCAAAGAAGGTCTCTGTTGCCATTGTCATGGGTAGCGACTCCGATCTAACCAATATGCAGGGTGCAGCAGATGCTTTGCTGGAATTTGGCGTCTCATTTGAAACCCGCATTGTTTCGGCCCATCGCACGCCAAAGTATATGCAGTCCTATGCGAGCAAAGCCCAGCAAAGAGGTTTCCAAATTATCATCGCCGGCGCCGGCGGAGCTGCCCATCTGCCTGGAATGGTGGCATCGCTGACTTCTCTGCCCGTCATCGGTGTGCCCATCCAAGTTGGAAAACTAAAGGGCATTGATGCTCTCTTGTCGATCGCCCAGATGCCAAAAGGGGTTCCTGTCGCCACTATGGCCGTTGACAATTCCTATAACGCAGGACTTTTGGCTGTTCGGATTCTCGCGCTTCATAGTCACAAACTGAGAAACAAGCTCAAAGAGTTTGAGCAAAACCAGAGACGCAAAGTTCAAAAAGCCAATGATCGCCTCTCCAAAGGTCAAGCAAAGAACCATGCCAGGACTTAG